Genomic segment of Syntrophales bacterium:
CTTTCCGCACAGGAAAAGACGCATAAACAACAATGGTTTTCACATCAGGATTCTTAAAAACAGAACGACGGAACTCGTATTTTTTTGTTCCGGAAAATATCATTTCGGCAAATTGCGGTTTAATCGACAACAATACTTTCATCCTATTCATTTTCCGCCTGCTTTATCTGGTTTGTGGTGTTTATCATATTCTGTCGCTGCAATTCTATCAGCCCGTTTCGCATTTACCGTATTTCTGCTATGATGAAAGAATTCTACTGATTGAAATCGTCTTGATAGTGTCTCCGCCTTATCGTAAAGAGGTTTAATGTGATCCTTTTTCAATCTATATTCCTTACGCATCCACTTGATAACTAATTCGCTATCCATCCAAACTTCTATTTCATGTCTGGTACATTCCGATGCTTTATCAAGTGCATATATCAATCCTTGAAACTCTGCCTCCGGGACAGTCATCTCTCCCAAATATTTAGCATGTTCTAACTCTTGCCCACATGCATCAATAATCAGTACACCGCACGCACAATAACCACGGCCCGCTCGGCCTGGCAAATGCGCATTAGCTACATGGCAACATGCATCTACAATCACTGTCGTCTTTGACATTACAGCCCCTCTTTGCAAGCAATTCTCATTAGTCCCAATTGTCCTCTACTATGTGCATGATATATTCCACCCCTTCATCCCTTCACTCCAGCTTGCATTCCTTCCAGTTACTATTCACTGACAACCCCCGCCAGTCTCTCCAGAAGCTTAAATGCGTCTTTATCAAACTTGGAAAAGGCGAACCATTTTTTACCCAGATCCTTTAAAGATGCGCCAAAATGATAA
This window contains:
- a CDS encoding ribonuclease HI family protein, whose amino-acid sequence is MSKTTVIVDACCHVANAHLPGRAGRGYCACGVLIIDACGQELEHAKYLGEMTVPEAEFQGLIYALDKASECTRHEIEVWMDSELVIKWMRKEYRLKKDHIKPLYDKAETLSRRFQSVEFFHHSRNTVNAKRADRIAATEYDKHHKPDKAGGK